Genomic segment of Citrus sinensis cultivar Valencia sweet orange chromosome 7, DVS_A1.0, whole genome shotgun sequence:
aataataataataataataataatactagtagtagttgttaataaataatcttTTCGTATCTTGTTACTAAATacatgtttatatatatttaatttgtttgtgttttgTGATGAAGCAGGCGATCTTATGCGGTGGCAGCGGAGAATTTGAGAGGGCAGCAGCCGGCGGCTGTGGCAGCTGCATCATTGACGACGAAGGTGACGGATTCTAGGGCACATGTTTGTGGTGTgaagaaagaagaattttGGATGAAGGATCCCATCACCGGCAACTGGATTCCGGAGAGTCAATTTAATCAGATTGATGTTGCTGACCTTAGAGAGCAGTTGCTGCCCAGGAAGAATAATGATTCttgatgaaataattttcaaaattttatttcgaAGACTTTATGTTTGCTTAATTTGATGTGTATTTTCTGTTAATCCATCAACCACGTTAATAGTGATATCTACTTGTCTTGTTCAATCTCTTAAATTGTTACTATTAATGTGCTTCTTGTTTGGATCCTTCTCAATTGTTCTCTGCAGCATGCCCGTGGGTTCCCCGCAACCCTCTTCATATCAGTATCTCGAAGTTCCTAAGTTATCTTTTTTCATTCTTATCCACTGACCCTCTCAATCACATATTTCATATTCCTGAAGATACTTAATTCCGTTGGACCAACTATAAGCTGATATATACTAATATACCATCCATATTCTAGAAATATGGCAAGCTCTAGTTTTATATCAGTTACACAATTAATGCattatatatagatattaatcAGCTGGTAATATACCGGGAAAAAGAatgacaattaaaatataaaaatgcaaagtatagagagagaaatattGGCTAACGTGGGATCATTTCACATACTCAGTTGGCTTTTGGATTGAGAATCAATAACTTTATGGCTTCCAATTAATCTATAATTtcgtacacacacacacacacatatagattaattaaaagtaatcaaaatttgatttcattttactTATTAAGTAGTATTAGGAATTCGGACGTTTCTTTTTCAGAAGCATTAATTCATTGTCTCTGTCCTTACATATATAAATCCATGCTGTTTAGATACATGTCAAGTTTGAGATAATGCCATATAACTTCCAGAAAcgaaaatgaaagaagaaaagagttGGTATCGGTCGAGTTTCCACtagcaataaaaaaagaggaataatattaattataccaagaataaaaacacaaaCATTGAAAAAGATATGCGATATTGAAAATCTGAAATCAATTGTCTATTTTCTTCTAtgataagataaataattaatacgTTGATTCAAGGAACAATATTGTTCGAGTTGCTGCCGTAATCCGTGTGATGATGTAATTGAATGATCAAATAAGCTGGTTTTAATTTGCAAGAAAATTTGACTCTATGCATGAGGCATGAGTCATGAGTCAAGATATTGTGAATCTGCCAGCTGAGGGAATCAATCTTGTCTTTGGCCCTTTTTGCAAATTGTAGTCAATTCTAGTGTTGGAGAGTATAAATAAATGTGAACACATCTAAGTTTGTGGAGTCATATCGAtccaagattttttttttcctttttaaagcCAGACCAGCATAAGTcacctaatttatttatttgcaaataaagtaaataaatgacacaaaGTTATTGTGTAAAATTAGGGagatgaagagaaaaaaatgtaacattTGGTTTGTGGGGTTTTTCCTTATGAATGTTAAACTATATTTAGCTCAAAATATCGACAAGACAACCCAATTAGCAGATACTTATCCTCTATTATTActtataaatcataattagATAATCTCCCTCCCATTAACGTAAAAGCAAAAAGCAAAATACTAAAAATCGTATTCCCTAAaggattcaaattcaaagcagcTGGTTCTTCCCAAATTGCATAGGACACAGCACAAATCACGTTTCCTTTTTTTGTccagaaaattttcaaacggATTCTTTAAACTCTGTCTGTAATATCCCTATATAAACCCTACTAGTTATTACGAGTCCTCTAAAAAACGATCGTTCTTATCTCCTTACCATATAAAACCCTTCGCGCACTTAAAAACTTAATCTGCTTTTTGCTTTCTCTTGTCAACATGGCTTCCAAGTTTTCAAATAGCTTTCTGCTTCTCAGGTAAAGTGCTTATTTTCCATTCATGCAAagatttaacaataatattgacTAACAAATGCATACccttttctttatatatatatatattgctttaatatttgttttgagaTTTTGTAGGCGATCAAATGCGGTGGCCGCGGGGAATGTGGGAGGGAAGCAGCCGGCGGCCGCGGAAGTAATGAGGAAGATGACGGATATGAAGGCAGAATCAGTTTGTGGTGTCGAGAAAGAAGAATTTTGGATGAGGGATCCTAACACCGGCAACTGGATTCCGGAGAGTCAATTTAATCAGATTGATGCTGCTGATCTTAGAGACCAATTACTCCCCAAGATCAAGAAGAATGACTCTTGAACAgtttccaaaattaaaaattcgaCGACTTTACTTACTTTGATTTGATGATGTATGCATTTTGTGTTTCATGGTCAGTCTTTTCTTCAATTGTTCaatcaaataatgatggttttATACTTGTTCAATCTCTTTGTTAAACACTGTCTATGAGTTGAGTTGATGATCTTTgtgaattataatttcatttcgTGCTCAAACATTAATAGAGATTATCAATGGCGCAATAAcgaaattcttttattttattagcatcttttcttgaattttgaacCTTGAACAGGATTTCTTTTAGAATCTTTTAAGATTTGTTTGGATAACGATTCTTTTATTTCGAAAAGAACTtaatttcatctcaaattcttataAGATAAGAGTTTTTGCAGCATTAGAATTGCGAATGATTTTGGCCTTCACTtactaaaattctttttagaGTGCAACTATTAGCACCCCTCTAACAAGTTTTTATACA
This window contains:
- the LOC127903856 gene encoding protein SENESCENCE-ASSOCIATED GENE 21, mitochondrial-like, whose translation is MASKFSNSFLLLRRSNAVAAGNVGGKQPAAAEVMRKMTDMKAESVCGVEKEEFWMRDPNTGNWIPESQFNQIDAADLRDQLLPKIKKNDS